A single genomic interval of Procambarus clarkii isolate CNS0578487 chromosome 17, FALCON_Pclarkii_2.0, whole genome shotgun sequence harbors:
- the LOC123772436 gene encoding polynucleotide 5'-hydroxyl-kinase NOL9 isoform X1 codes for MFSQKLIQDKIKRSEKNSKKAPSNSPKPVKMKRKKSVSTCEPQQLAGAVDNPKSEGNTFKKLARDVKHMEIKEGTSADLTMPEASKGFPRTRKKKLKKKNMVSDIPNSGIKKTKKIKKVLVVSVSKLKKSKKGNISSLNKVSKKNQIKKVTESFALQLMENSNLQRKNIVGELCQAGSSMNVLNSVEEMPFHVARDSDENQDLGHYSDTSNSFPSLNTWQDSDGEDQMNSRSINDENASTKQKNFSEGSESLQRRNVAKRKNVIKELTEYHEFIGEIVDVIAISRDTLVAAIAPGSTIYIHGLVRICPLLGDAKVLGYTLKEKEMQTIYSLSSGALLGISAVRAGNIGMIDSNLQDTRVPTSWLQDVFSNQGGPLLILEVQCCFPPFARFLSRLGWGRLFECRERLKPWCDVGATPVTKLNWKNYFLTREESLWHDVVDAISSCWTCGNVPRVVVCGGKSVGKSTFFKYIINSLLSNKPDMGIMCLDLDLGQSELSLPSCVSLVRITKPLLGPAYARCIENYASYVKQVLVGGTNPQFMLHRYIAAVQYLNQLSQEQSSLPLIINTMGWTQGTGLSIMLDVLRIIKPTHVVQIQSTRKKINFPFELHSKDVSVANGGIVTKTNKLELYYRLFVMPSAVRMHNTPHSFNPKVLRDLAIMTHVGRFIDQPQGDKGGTKNNASNLVKLPWPSVALHVCNHQIRRECILQVMNAQLVALCQVSHDNVYTQSPNHPKQLAEDTGFGELIGWGIISSINPLTQELNILTSLQPQEVTTQVNAVIMPEMYLPEPIYKLFSPGEGPYLQYMHHEGAGRLKVNRQLKPRKSTRSDKPWR; via the exons ATGTTTTCCCAGAAGCTTATCCAGGACAAGATTAAAAGGAGTGAGAAGAATTCAAAGAAGGCACCTTCTAACTCTCCAAAGCCTGTAAAAAT GAAAAGGAAGAAGAGTGTTTCAACATGTGAGCCCCAACAGCTTGCAGGTGCAGTTGATAATCCCAAGTCTGAAGGAAATACATTTAAGAAGCTAGCGAGAGATGTTAAACACATGGAGATAAAGGAAGGTACATCTGCAGACTTAACCATGCCGGAAGCCAGTAAGGGGTTTCCTCGTACACGCAAGAAGAAACTCAAGAAAAAGAACATGGTGTCTGATATCCCTAATTCTGGCATAAAGAAGacaaagaaaattaaaaaagTGTTGGTAGTATCAGTTTCCAAACTTAAGAAATCTAAAAAAGGAAATATCAGtagtttaaacaaagtatcaaagAAAAATCAAATTAAAAAAGTCACAGAATCATTTGCTCTACAGTTAATGGAAAATTCTAACCTGCAGAGGAAAAATAtagtaggagagttgtgccaagcTGGATCTTCAATGAATGTTCTGAACAGTGTTGAAGAGATGCCATTTCATGTGGCTAGAGACAGTGATGAAAACCAGGATTTGGGACATTATTCGGATACATCTAATTCCTTCCCATCTTTAAATACATGGCAGGACTCTGATGGCGAAGATCAAATGAACAGCAGATCCATAAATGATGAAAAtgctagtacaaaacagaaaaacTTTAGTGAAGGATCTGAGAGTTTACAAAGAAGGAATGTAGCTAAAAGGAAAAATGTTATAAAAGAATTAACAGAGTATCATGAGTTCATAGGAGAGATTGTGGATGTTATTGCAATTAGTAGAGATACCCTTGTGGCAGCTATTGCCCCCGGATCTACCATCTATATTCATGGGCTAGTCCGAATTTGTCCATTACTTGGCGATGCTAAAGTGCTGGGCTACACACTTAAGGAAAAAGAAATGCAGACAATATATTCTCTTTCTTCCGGTGCCTTACTTGGGATCAGTGCAGTACGTGCTGGCAACATTGGAATGATAGATAGCAACCTTCAGGACACTAGAGTGCCTACTAGTTGGCTCCAAGATGTCTTCAGCAATCAG GGAGGACCATTGTTGAtattagaggtacagtgttgctttcCACCATTTGCAAGATTTTTGTCGCGGCTTGGCTGGGGCCGTCTGTTTGAGTGCCGAGAGAGGCTCAAGCCCTGGTGTGATGTTGGAGCAACTCCTGTAACAAAATTGAATTGGAAGAATTATTTCCTTACAAGAGAGGAATCTCTTTGGCATGATGTGGTGGACGCAATCAGTTCTTGTTGGACTTGTGGCAATG TGCCtcgagtggtggtgtgtggaggaaaaAGTGTTGGCAAATCCACCTTCTTTAAATACATCATTAACAGCTTGCTGAGTAATAAGCCAGATATGGGAATTATGTGCCTTGATCTTGATCTTGGACAGTCGGAGCTTTCACTACCCTCGTGTGTGTCATTGGTTCGAATAACAAAGCCACTTCTTGGACCAGCATACGCTCGTTGCATAGAGAACTATGCTTCGTATGTGAAACAGGTGTTAGTTGGTGGAACAAATCCACAGTTTATGCTTCACAGGTACATAGCTGCTGTACAATATCTGAATCAGCTTAGCCAAGAGCAATCATCATTACCTTTAATTATTAATACCATGGGATGGACCCAAGGCACAGGTCTGAGCATTATGCTCGACGTTCTGCGAATCATTAAACCAACACATGTTGTTCAAATACAGAGCACTCGTAAAAAGATTAATTTTCCCTTTGAGCTACATAGTAAAGACGTTTCAGTTGCAAATGGTGGAATTGTCACCAAGACTAATAAATTGGAGCTATACTACAGGCTGTTCGTCATGCCATCAGCAGTAAGAATGCACAATACTCCCCACTCCTTTAATCCTAAAGTGTTGCGAGATCTGGCTATAATGACTCATGTGGGCCGCTTTATAGACCAGCCACAAGGAGACAAAGGTGGAACCAAAAATAATGCATCCAATTTAGTTAAGTTGCCATGGCCAAGTGTGGCCCTTCATGTGTGCAATCACCAAATACGCAGAGAATGTATATTGCAGGTAATGAATGCACAGCTTGTTGCACTATGCCAAGTCAGTCATGATAATGTGTACACTCAAAGTCCAAACCATCCAAAGCAGCTGGCAGAAGACACAGGATTTGGAGAGTTGATTGGCTGGGGAATTATTAGCAGCATTAATCCCTTAACTCAAGAACTGAATATCTTGACTTCCCTCCAACCTCAAGAGGTCACCACTCAAGTAAATGCAGTCATTATGCCAGAGATGTATCTTCCAGAGCCAATCTATAAATTATTTTCACcag GAGAAGGACCATACTTACAGTATATGCATCATGAAGGAGCTGGGAGACTCAAAGTAAATCGACAACTCAAACCCCGAAAAAGCACACGCTCTGATAAGCCGTGGAGATAA
- the LOC123772436 gene encoding polynucleotide 5'-hydroxyl-kinase NOL9 isoform X2, producing MEIKEGTSADLTMPEASKGFPRTRKKKLKKKNMVSDIPNSGIKKTKKIKKVLVVSVSKLKKSKKGNISSLNKVSKKNQIKKVTESFALQLMENSNLQRKNIVGELCQAGSSMNVLNSVEEMPFHVARDSDENQDLGHYSDTSNSFPSLNTWQDSDGEDQMNSRSINDENASTKQKNFSEGSESLQRRNVAKRKNVIKELTEYHEFIGEIVDVIAISRDTLVAAIAPGSTIYIHGLVRICPLLGDAKVLGYTLKEKEMQTIYSLSSGALLGISAVRAGNIGMIDSNLQDTRVPTSWLQDVFSNQGGPLLILEVQCCFPPFARFLSRLGWGRLFECRERLKPWCDVGATPVTKLNWKNYFLTREESLWHDVVDAISSCWTCGNVPRVVVCGGKSVGKSTFFKYIINSLLSNKPDMGIMCLDLDLGQSELSLPSCVSLVRITKPLLGPAYARCIENYASYVKQVLVGGTNPQFMLHRYIAAVQYLNQLSQEQSSLPLIINTMGWTQGTGLSIMLDVLRIIKPTHVVQIQSTRKKINFPFELHSKDVSVANGGIVTKTNKLELYYRLFVMPSAVRMHNTPHSFNPKVLRDLAIMTHVGRFIDQPQGDKGGTKNNASNLVKLPWPSVALHVCNHQIRRECILQVMNAQLVALCQVSHDNVYTQSPNHPKQLAEDTGFGELIGWGIISSINPLTQELNILTSLQPQEVTTQVNAVIMPEMYLPEPIYKLFSPGEGPYLQYMHHEGAGRLKVNRQLKPRKSTRSDKPWR from the exons ATGGAGATAAAGGAAGGTACATCTGCAGACTTAACCATGCCGGAAGCCAGTAAGGGGTTTCCTCGTACACGCAAGAAGAAACTCAAGAAAAAGAACATGGTGTCTGATATCCCTAATTCTGGCATAAAGAAGacaaagaaaattaaaaaagTGTTGGTAGTATCAGTTTCCAAACTTAAGAAATCTAAAAAAGGAAATATCAGtagtttaaacaaagtatcaaagAAAAATCAAATTAAAAAAGTCACAGAATCATTTGCTCTACAGTTAATGGAAAATTCTAACCTGCAGAGGAAAAATAtagtaggagagttgtgccaagcTGGATCTTCAATGAATGTTCTGAACAGTGTTGAAGAGATGCCATTTCATGTGGCTAGAGACAGTGATGAAAACCAGGATTTGGGACATTATTCGGATACATCTAATTCCTTCCCATCTTTAAATACATGGCAGGACTCTGATGGCGAAGATCAAATGAACAGCAGATCCATAAATGATGAAAAtgctagtacaaaacagaaaaacTTTAGTGAAGGATCTGAGAGTTTACAAAGAAGGAATGTAGCTAAAAGGAAAAATGTTATAAAAGAATTAACAGAGTATCATGAGTTCATAGGAGAGATTGTGGATGTTATTGCAATTAGTAGAGATACCCTTGTGGCAGCTATTGCCCCCGGATCTACCATCTATATTCATGGGCTAGTCCGAATTTGTCCATTACTTGGCGATGCTAAAGTGCTGGGCTACACACTTAAGGAAAAAGAAATGCAGACAATATATTCTCTTTCTTCCGGTGCCTTACTTGGGATCAGTGCAGTACGTGCTGGCAACATTGGAATGATAGATAGCAACCTTCAGGACACTAGAGTGCCTACTAGTTGGCTCCAAGATGTCTTCAGCAATCAG GGAGGACCATTGTTGAtattagaggtacagtgttgctttcCACCATTTGCAAGATTTTTGTCGCGGCTTGGCTGGGGCCGTCTGTTTGAGTGCCGAGAGAGGCTCAAGCCCTGGTGTGATGTTGGAGCAACTCCTGTAACAAAATTGAATTGGAAGAATTATTTCCTTACAAGAGAGGAATCTCTTTGGCATGATGTGGTGGACGCAATCAGTTCTTGTTGGACTTGTGGCAATG TGCCtcgagtggtggtgtgtggaggaaaaAGTGTTGGCAAATCCACCTTCTTTAAATACATCATTAACAGCTTGCTGAGTAATAAGCCAGATATGGGAATTATGTGCCTTGATCTTGATCTTGGACAGTCGGAGCTTTCACTACCCTCGTGTGTGTCATTGGTTCGAATAACAAAGCCACTTCTTGGACCAGCATACGCTCGTTGCATAGAGAACTATGCTTCGTATGTGAAACAGGTGTTAGTTGGTGGAACAAATCCACAGTTTATGCTTCACAGGTACATAGCTGCTGTACAATATCTGAATCAGCTTAGCCAAGAGCAATCATCATTACCTTTAATTATTAATACCATGGGATGGACCCAAGGCACAGGTCTGAGCATTATGCTCGACGTTCTGCGAATCATTAAACCAACACATGTTGTTCAAATACAGAGCACTCGTAAAAAGATTAATTTTCCCTTTGAGCTACATAGTAAAGACGTTTCAGTTGCAAATGGTGGAATTGTCACCAAGACTAATAAATTGGAGCTATACTACAGGCTGTTCGTCATGCCATCAGCAGTAAGAATGCACAATACTCCCCACTCCTTTAATCCTAAAGTGTTGCGAGATCTGGCTATAATGACTCATGTGGGCCGCTTTATAGACCAGCCACAAGGAGACAAAGGTGGAACCAAAAATAATGCATCCAATTTAGTTAAGTTGCCATGGCCAAGTGTGGCCCTTCATGTGTGCAATCACCAAATACGCAGAGAATGTATATTGCAGGTAATGAATGCACAGCTTGTTGCACTATGCCAAGTCAGTCATGATAATGTGTACACTCAAAGTCCAAACCATCCAAAGCAGCTGGCAGAAGACACAGGATTTGGAGAGTTGATTGGCTGGGGAATTATTAGCAGCATTAATCCCTTAACTCAAGAACTGAATATCTTGACTTCCCTCCAACCTCAAGAGGTCACCACTCAAGTAAATGCAGTCATTATGCCAGAGATGTATCTTCCAGAGCCAATCTATAAATTATTTTCACcag GAGAAGGACCATACTTACAGTATATGCATCATGAAGGAGCTGGGAGACTCAAAGTAAATCGACAACTCAAACCCCGAAAAAGCACACGCTCTGATAAGCCGTGGAGATAA